The following coding sequences are from one Candidatus Zixiibacteriota bacterium window:
- a CDS encoding DUF523 and DUF1722 domain-containing protein has product MPDSAPVERPIKVGISTCLLGQKVRFDAGHKHDRYITDVLGGYFRFVPVCPELEVGMGVPRESVRLEGAPDAPRLVGTRSGADWTERMNRYARERTARPDLADISGYILKKDSPSCGLERVKVYPPSGMAERKGTGLFAAALRQRFPLLPIEEEGRLNDHRLRENFIVRVFAYDRLQTLFRERFSRGRLVAFHTAHKYLLMAHSPKHYAELGRLVAAVSRHSPAAMREQYRRLFMEALAVPTTTRKNVNVLQHLLGYLKHRLGPEEKQDILNVIADYHRELIPLVVPLTLLRHYVDKHRIAYIQDQVYLNPHPKELMLRNHV; this is encoded by the coding sequence ATGCCCGATTCCGCTCCTGTCGAACGCCCGATCAAGGTGGGTATCAGCACCTGCCTGCTCGGCCAGAAGGTCCGTTTCGATGCCGGGCACAAGCACGATCGCTACATCACGGACGTCCTCGGCGGCTACTTTCGCTTTGTCCCGGTGTGCCCGGAGCTGGAGGTGGGAATGGGCGTCCCGCGCGAATCGGTCCGGCTGGAGGGGGCGCCCGACGCCCCGCGCCTGGTCGGTACCCGGAGCGGCGCCGACTGGACGGAGCGGATGAACCGCTATGCGCGCGAGCGCACCGCCCGGCCCGATCTCGCCGACATCTCCGGCTACATCCTCAAGAAGGACTCCCCCAGTTGCGGGCTCGAGCGGGTGAAAGTGTATCCCCCCTCCGGCATGGCCGAGCGCAAAGGGACCGGGCTGTTCGCCGCCGCCCTGCGGCAGCGGTTCCCGCTGCTGCCGATCGAGGAGGAGGGCCGCCTCAACGACCATCGCCTGCGCGAGAACTTCATCGTCCGCGTTTTCGCCTACGACCGCCTGCAGACGCTGTTCCGGGAGCGTTTCAGCCGCGGGCGTCTGGTCGCCTTCCACACGGCCCACAAGTATCTCCTCATGGCGCACAGCCCGAAGCACTATGCGGAGCTCGGCCGGCTCGTCGCCGCGGTGAGCCGGCACTCGCCCGCCGCCATGCGGGAGCAGTACCGCCGGCTTTTCATGGAAGCCCTCGCGGTCCCGACCACCACGCGCAAGAACGTCAACGTCCTCCAGCATCTCCTCGGGTATCTCAAGCACCGGCTCGGCCCCGAGGAGAAGCAGGATATCCTGAACGTCATCGCCGACTATCATCGGGAGCTGATCCCGCTGGTGGTCCCGCTCACGCTGCTGCGCCACTACGTCGACAAACATCGCATCGCCTACATCCAGGACCAAGTGTATCTGAACCCGCATCCGAAAGAGCTCATGCTCCGGAACCACGTGTGA
- a CDS encoding outer membrane beta-barrel protein: MFKRAAMFTLALLLIVSMPTWAQNQIKPVVYAGGGIDLLLSPDLLKDYWKMGYGFGGGVGIQVKPNLELIGRVSFNTFPFDADKFLDDMDAPAGVSVDGLDFRSLEFGADMKYIFMSDQANMMFKPFVVAGLGFANIKATDATITAEDEDDIEEVHLPFGDASETDFSFNFGGGFDYMFAPKAGAWVDVRYTYIASEGDAISYLPIRAGVKFLFGN, translated from the coding sequence ATGTTTAAGCGTGCTGCAATGTTCACTCTGGCCTTGTTGCTGATCGTATCCATGCCCACGTGGGCCCAAAACCAGATAAAACCGGTGGTGTATGCGGGCGGTGGAATTGACTTGCTCCTGTCGCCTGATTTGCTCAAAGACTACTGGAAGATGGGATATGGATTCGGCGGCGGCGTGGGCATTCAAGTCAAGCCTAACCTTGAACTCATCGGTCGCGTGTCCTTCAACACTTTTCCCTTTGACGCCGACAAATTCCTGGACGACATGGATGCCCCGGCGGGAGTCTCTGTCGATGGGCTTGACTTCCGCTCCCTTGAGTTCGGAGCCGATATGAAGTATATCTTCATGTCTGATCAAGCGAATATGATGTTCAAGCCATTCGTAGTCGCCGGGCTCGGCTTTGCGAACATCAAGGCCACGGATGCGACCATTACGGCTGAGGACGAGGATGACATAGAGGAAGTTCATTTGCCTTTTGGCGATGCCAGCGAAACCGATTTCTCGTTTAACTTCGGCGGGGGCTTTGACTACATGTTCGCGCCAAAGGCCGGCGCCTGGGTGGATGTTCGCTACACCTATATCGCCAGCGAAGGAGATGCCATCTCCTACTTGCCGATTCGTGCGGGCGTGAAGTTCCTCTTTGGCAACTGA
- a CDS encoding outer membrane beta-barrel protein has product MKATFVAACVCLLILGAALSAQAQSEKPTLGLGYHGILAGDVLQGLSGRIWTSPKVGLEANLYYAHVGVDVKMEGGEGQEDDEYDISGTLTDFSGKFLYAVANHSQSKFYVGAELGYGHVSVEVETPGLPAALAEGFDVITLGPLMGAEFSFAGIPEMSVDWELGYRTNLVDIEVADYDISLSMGVLAASVGVHYYFGR; this is encoded by the coding sequence ATGAAAGCAACGTTTGTGGCCGCCTGTGTCTGCCTGCTGATCCTGGGCGCGGCGCTGTCCGCGCAGGCGCAGAGTGAAAAGCCGACGCTTGGTCTGGGTTACCACGGAATTCTGGCCGGCGACGTCCTGCAGGGGCTGAGCGGCCGAATCTGGACATCGCCCAAAGTCGGCCTTGAGGCCAACCTCTACTACGCCCACGTGGGCGTGGACGTGAAAATGGAGGGTGGGGAAGGGCAGGAAGACGACGAGTACGATATCAGCGGCACGCTGACGGACTTTTCGGGCAAGTTCCTCTACGCGGTAGCCAATCACAGCCAGAGCAAGTTCTATGTCGGCGCGGAACTCGGTTACGGCCATGTGTCGGTCGAGGTCGAGACCCCGGGGCTTCCGGCCGCGCTGGCCGAGGGATTCGACGTGATCACGCTCGGCCCGCTCATGGGCGCCGAGTTCTCGTTCGCCGGAATCCCCGAGATGTCGGTTGACTGGGAGCTCGGCTATCGCACGAATTTGGTCGATATCGAGGTCGCCGACTACGACATCTCGCTGTCGATGGGCGTCCTCGCGGCCTCGGTCGGCGTGCACTACTACTTCGGCCGCTAG
- a CDS encoding DUF2089 domain-containing protein, translated as MAHEWQELTRLTGDKEVIVERVRLVVEGIALEGEFELPPLAKLTAEDQLFVAAFVRSHGSIKKMEEVFGISYPTVKNRLNRIGAALSFAQVQVEPGDRREELLDRLERGEITVQDALSQLEKEQNHE; from the coding sequence ATGGCCCATGAATGGCAGGAATTGACCCGCCTCACCGGCGATAAAGAAGTGATCGTGGAGCGCGTGCGGCTGGTCGTCGAGGGCATTGCGCTGGAAGGGGAGTTCGAATTGCCGCCGTTGGCGAAACTTACGGCCGAGGATCAGCTGTTTGTCGCCGCTTTCGTGCGCAGCCACGGTTCGATCAAGAAGATGGAGGAGGTGTTCGGGATCAGCTATCCGACGGTCAAGAACCGGTTGAACCGGATCGGGGCCGCGCTGTCATTCGCCCAGGTGCAGGTCGAGCCCGGCGATCGCCGGGAAGAACTGCTCGACCGGCTCGAGCGGGGAGAAATCACGGTTCAGGACGCGTTGTCGCAATTGGAGAAGGAGCAGAATCATGAGTGA
- a CDS encoding dienelactone hydrolase family protein, whose amino-acid sequence MRTAFIFCAALLWATAAGAAVHTETVEYRHGKVVLEGYLAYDSSLIGTGPVPGVLVVHEWTGLGDYVKIRARRLAELGYVAFAADVYGKGIRAKNADEAAKLAQTYYQDRRLFRDRVQAALAVLRGQELSDDRRLAAIGYCFGGSAVLELARAGADVRGVVSFHGILSTTQPAEPGTVKAKILVLGGADDPYVPDSQVAAFEEEMRRVGADWQLTEYGGAVHSFTNPDAGNDASRGAAYNEAADRRSWEQMKMFFEEIFR is encoded by the coding sequence ATGAGGACTGCATTCATCTTCTGTGCGGCGCTGCTTTGGGCAACGGCGGCCGGCGCCGCGGTGCACACCGAAACCGTCGAGTACCGGCATGGCAAGGTCGTCCTCGAGGGATACCTGGCCTATGATTCCAGCCTGATCGGCACAGGACCGGTCCCCGGCGTGCTGGTGGTCCACGAGTGGACCGGGTTGGGCGACTACGTCAAGATACGCGCCCGGCGGCTGGCCGAACTCGGCTATGTGGCTTTCGCCGCCGACGTCTACGGCAAAGGGATCCGTGCGAAAAACGCCGACGAGGCGGCGAAACTGGCCCAGACCTACTACCAGGACCGCCGCCTTTTCCGTGACCGCGTTCAGGCGGCGCTCGCCGTGCTGCGCGGGCAGGAACTCTCCGATGATCGCCGGCTGGCCGCGATCGGATACTGCTTCGGCGGCTCCGCGGTGCTGGAGCTGGCGCGGGCGGGGGCCGACGTCCGCGGCGTGGTGAGTTTCCACGGCATTCTCTCGACAACTCAGCCGGCCGAGCCGGGGACGGTCAAGGCCAAAATCCTCGTGCTCGGCGGAGCCGATGATCCGTACGTACCGGATTCGCAGGTGGCCGCGTTCGAAGAGGAAATGCGCCGGGTCGGCGCCGACTGGCAACTGACTGAGTACGGCGGGGCGGTGCACAGCTTCACCAACCCGGACGCCGGCAACGACGCGTCGAGGGGCGCCGCGTATAACGAGGCGGCCGACCGGCGGTCGTGGGAGCAAATGAAGATGTTCTTTGAAGAGATCTTCCGGTAG
- a CDS encoding nitric-oxide reductase large subunit gives MNYFRLWLAMGVVIVASFAVLGYFGGDIYRQAPPVPDRVVTSDGAVLFTGSDIKDGQNVWQSTGGQQVGTVWGHGSYVAPDWSADWLHRESEWILNEWARTEYGVSAYTSLSGPDQAALRERLREEIRPNTFDPKTGDLVVSPVRARAIEAVGRHYAGLFGGDPALGKLREAYAIPGNAVKDPARLAKLNAFFFWASWACSTNRPGESITYTQNWPPEDLIGNRPTSSSIVWSVISFVLLLAGIGALAWYYAVLKHKPVGEVALPEQDPLLALQPTPSMKATLKYFWVVIGLMIVQIIMGILTAHYGVEGSGFYGFPLAEWLPYAVTRTWHTQLGIFWIATAWLATGLFIAPAVSGYEPKFQRAGVNFLFVCLLIIVVGSMFGTWYGTRQQMGLTANFWFGHQGYEYVDLGRFWQIFLFVGLFVWLGLMGRGLWPALRKPGPNRHLLVLFFIASAAIALFYGAGLMWGRQTNLAIAEYWRWWVVHLWVEGFFEVFATVVIAFLFTRMGLLRTATATAGVLFATTIFLAGGIIGTFHHLYFTGTPTAVLALGATFSALEVVPLVLIGFEAYENLSLSRAKPWLQAYKWPIYAFVAVAFWNLVGAGLFGFFINPPIALYYMQGLNTTPVHGHTALFGVYGMLGVGLTLFCLKGLASRYAWKTTWLAVGFWCINIGLALMVLLSDLPRGLMQTWASVSHGMWFARSAEFMQTGLMDTFRWLRVIGDTIFAVGVFALGYFVFGLKFGWSVSGQLDRPVGAAPERPEEVTRP, from the coding sequence GTGAACTACTTCCGACTGTGGCTCGCGATGGGTGTGGTGATTGTCGCCTCCTTCGCAGTCCTCGGTTATTTCGGCGGCGATATCTATCGTCAGGCCCCGCCGGTGCCCGACCGGGTCGTCACGTCCGACGGCGCGGTGCTGTTCACCGGCAGCGACATCAAGGATGGGCAGAACGTCTGGCAGTCCACCGGCGGCCAGCAGGTGGGCACGGTCTGGGGACACGGCTCGTACGTAGCCCCCGACTGGTCGGCTGACTGGCTGCACCGGGAATCGGAGTGGATTCTCAATGAGTGGGCGCGCACCGAGTACGGCGTGTCGGCCTACACGTCCCTGAGCGGCCCCGATCAGGCGGCTCTCCGGGAGCGTCTGCGCGAGGAAATCCGCCCCAACACGTTCGATCCGAAAACCGGGGACCTGGTGGTCTCCCCGGTGCGGGCGCGCGCCATCGAGGCGGTCGGACGGCACTACGCGGGTCTATTCGGCGGCGATCCGGCGCTCGGCAAGCTCCGCGAGGCCTATGCGATCCCCGGCAACGCGGTCAAGGATCCTGCGCGGCTGGCCAAGCTCAACGCTTTCTTCTTCTGGGCCTCGTGGGCCTGTTCGACCAACCGGCCGGGCGAGAGCATCACCTACACGCAGAACTGGCCGCCGGAGGATCTCATCGGCAACCGCCCGACCAGCTCGAGCATCGTCTGGTCGGTCATCAGTTTCGTCCTGCTGCTCGCGGGCATCGGCGCCCTCGCCTGGTACTACGCGGTGCTGAAGCACAAGCCGGTCGGGGAGGTGGCGCTCCCGGAGCAGGACCCGCTGCTGGCGCTCCAGCCGACGCCCTCCATGAAAGCGACGCTCAAGTATTTCTGGGTGGTGATCGGCCTGATGATTGTGCAGATCATCATGGGAATTCTCACCGCCCATTACGGCGTCGAGGGCTCCGGGTTCTACGGCTTCCCGCTCGCCGAGTGGCTCCCTTATGCGGTCACGCGCACGTGGCACACGCAGCTCGGCATTTTCTGGATCGCCACCGCCTGGCTGGCGACGGGGCTCTTTATCGCCCCGGCGGTCAGCGGCTATGAGCCCAAGTTCCAGCGCGCCGGCGTCAATTTCCTCTTCGTCTGCCTGCTCATTATCGTGGTCGGTTCGATGTTCGGCACGTGGTACGGCACGCGCCAGCAGATGGGTCTGACGGCCAACTTCTGGTTCGGCCACCAGGGCTACGAGTATGTCGACCTCGGCCGGTTCTGGCAGATTTTCCTGTTTGTCGGGCTGTTCGTCTGGCTGGGGCTGATGGGCCGCGGCCTGTGGCCGGCGCTGCGCAAACCCGGTCCCAACCGCCACCTGCTCGTGCTCTTCTTTATCGCCAGCGCGGCGATCGCCCTATTCTACGGCGCCGGCCTCATGTGGGGACGGCAGACCAATCTCGCGATCGCCGAGTACTGGCGCTGGTGGGTGGTCCACCTGTGGGTGGAAGGATTCTTCGAGGTGTTTGCAACGGTGGTGATTGCGTTCCTGTTCACACGCATGGGGTTGTTGCGGACGGCGACGGCCACGGCCGGCGTGCTGTTCGCCACGACCATTTTCCTCGCCGGCGGAATCATCGGGACCTTCCACCACCTCTATTTCACGGGCACGCCGACGGCGGTGCTCGCGCTGGGAGCGACATTCAGTGCGCTCGAGGTGGTGCCGCTGGTGCTGATCGGTTTCGAGGCCTATGAGAATCTCTCGCTCAGCCGCGCCAAACCCTGGCTCCAGGCATACAAGTGGCCGATTTACGCGTTTGTCGCGGTCGCTTTCTGGAACCTGGTCGGCGCCGGCCTGTTCGGGTTCTTCATCAACCCGCCGATCGCGCTGTACTATATGCAGGGACTGAACACGACGCCGGTCCACGGCCACACCGCCCTCTTCGGGGTGTACGGCATGCTCGGGGTCGGTCTGACCCTCTTCTGCCTGAAAGGGCTGGCCTCGCGCTACGCGTGGAAGACCACGTGGCTGGCGGTGGGTTTCTGGTGCATCAACATCGGGCTCGCCCTGATGGTGCTCTTGTCCGACCTGCCGCGCGGCCTCATGCAGACCTGGGCGAGTGTTTCCCACGGCATGTGGTTCGCGCGGTCCGCCGAATTCATGCAGACCGGCCTCATGGATACGTTTCGCTGGCTCCGCGTGATCGGCGATACGATTTTCGCCGTGGGCGTTTTCGCCCTCGGCTATTTCGTCTTCGGGCTCAAATTCGGATGGTCCGTGTCGGGGCAGCTTGATCGCCCGGTCGGCGCGGCGCCCGAACGGCCGGAAGAAGTGACGAGGCCTTAA
- the ric gene encoding iron-sulfur cluster repair di-iron protein: MNTVSADRTVGDLVTEQPGRAKVFEDLGIDYCCGGHRPLTEACAEKGIDPENVLAQLARVDAARRPDADADYGSMSLTALADHIVDTHHAYLRQALPRANQLAAKVAQAHAASPKGADLKRVDEHVRALAAELQSHMVKEEHILFPMIRRIDAGERGLVIDGPVMVMMREHDEAGEALAAIRTLTDDFALPAWGCNTYRAMLDALQELELDLHQHIHKENNVLFPRAQQAAAVGA; this comes from the coding sequence ATGAATACCGTTTCTGCCGACCGGACGGTCGGCGATCTGGTCACCGAACAGCCCGGCCGCGCCAAGGTCTTTGAGGATCTCGGCATCGACTACTGCTGCGGCGGGCACCGGCCGCTGACCGAGGCCTGCGCGGAGAAGGGGATCGACCCTGAAAACGTTCTCGCTCAACTCGCCCGGGTCGATGCGGCGCGGCGCCCCGACGCCGACGCGGACTATGGTTCGATGAGTCTCACAGCGCTGGCCGATCACATCGTCGACACCCATCACGCCTACCTGCGCCAGGCGCTGCCGCGCGCGAACCAACTGGCCGCGAAAGTCGCCCAGGCCCACGCCGCCTCGCCCAAAGGCGCCGACCTGAAGCGCGTCGACGAGCACGTGCGCGCCCTGGCCGCCGAACTCCAGTCGCACATGGTGAAGGAGGAGCACATTCTCTTTCCCATGATCCGGCGCATCGACGCCGGGGAGCGCGGCCTGGTGATCGACGGTCCGGTGATGGTCATGATGCGGGAGCACGACGAGGCGGGCGAGGCGCTCGCCGCCATTCGCACGCTCACCGATGATTTCGCCCTCCCCGCGTGGGGATGCAACACCTACCGGGCGATGCTTGACGCCCTCCAGGAGCTGGAGCTGGATCTCCACCAGCACATTCACAAGGAGAACAACGTCCTCTTTCCTCGGGCGCAGCAGGCGGCCGCCGTCGGCGCCTGA
- a CDS encoding beta-lactamase family protein, producing the protein MNRPLVVLLALACAVAPAVASADPAAPTALPDTPAGRCLAEFVSALNSSDSAQWIAFLAQHPPADANDSATVQERRFGLMRTVHGDFGGLDPVKVLESSEYFLSVILRGRVPVQASGYLRLAFTVTDQPPHRWVRMEAEMLDEDPFAPPPPRMESDEQLAAWVDSVVTAMAAAGQFSGAILLAKDGVPFYSRAVGPADRCCGAPNLLDTKFNLGSMNKMFTGVAIARLAQEGKLAFEDPLIRYLPDYPDREAAAKVTIHQLLTHTAGVDDYWEELFDTSFWEIKSVDGYYQLIKDKPLRFEPGTQYRYSNGGPILLGVIIERITGQSYYDYVRDHIFRPAGMINTDCYEVDVPTPNLAIGYTRLDYSGRRDTVWRANYFMHAVKGGPAGGGYSTVEDLLAFDRALRSYRLLNQAFTDTVLAGRVAMEPGPVSTRKADEMYAYLFGDMRTNGHRIVGHSGGAPGINAVLEMYWDDGYTVAVMANIDEAASTLAARIRRVLTQP; encoded by the coding sequence ATGAACCGTCCGCTCGTGGTTCTTCTTGCGCTCGCCTGCGCCGTCGCACCCGCGGTCGCGTCCGCGGATCCCGCCGCTCCGACGGCTCTGCCCGATACTCCCGCCGGCCGCTGTCTGGCCGAATTCGTGTCCGCACTGAACAGCAGCGACAGCGCGCAGTGGATTGCCTTTTTGGCCCAGCATCCGCCGGCGGATGCGAATGACAGCGCCACCGTCCAGGAGCGCCGTTTCGGGCTGATGCGGACGGTCCACGGCGATTTCGGCGGGCTCGACCCGGTCAAGGTTCTCGAATCGTCGGAGTACTTTCTCTCCGTCATCCTGCGCGGCCGCGTCCCCGTCCAGGCCTCCGGCTATCTCCGTCTCGCCTTCACCGTCACCGACCAGCCTCCCCACCGGTGGGTCCGGATGGAAGCCGAGATGCTCGATGAAGACCCGTTCGCCCCGCCGCCCCCGCGCATGGAATCCGACGAGCAGCTCGCCGCCTGGGTCGACAGCGTGGTCACGGCGATGGCCGCCGCCGGGCAGTTTTCCGGCGCGATTCTCCTGGCCAAGGACGGCGTCCCCTTCTACTCCCGCGCCGTCGGTCCGGCCGACCGCTGCTGCGGCGCGCCCAACCTCCTCGACACCAAATTCAACCTCGGCTCAATGAACAAGATGTTCACCGGCGTGGCCATCGCCCGGCTCGCCCAGGAGGGAAAGCTGGCCTTCGAGGATCCGCTCATCAGGTACCTTCCCGACTATCCCGACCGCGAGGCGGCCGCGAAGGTCACGATCCACCAGCTCCTCACCCACACCGCCGGCGTTGACGACTACTGGGAGGAGCTCTTCGACACCAGTTTCTGGGAGATCAAATCGGTCGACGGTTACTATCAACTGATCAAGGACAAGCCGCTGCGTTTTGAGCCCGGCACGCAGTACCGGTACTCCAACGGCGGTCCGATCCTCCTCGGTGTTATCATCGAGCGGATCACCGGGCAGTCCTACTACGACTACGTGCGCGATCACATCTTCCGGCCGGCGGGGATGATCAACACCGACTGCTACGAGGTCGATGTCCCGACGCCCAACCTGGCGATTGGTTACACCCGCCTTGACTACAGCGGCCGCCGGGACACGGTGTGGCGCGCCAACTACTTCATGCATGCCGTCAAAGGCGGCCCGGCCGGCGGCGGCTACTCGACCGTCGAGGATCTGCTGGCTTTCGACCGGGCGCTGCGCTCGTACCGGCTGCTGAACCAGGCCTTCACCGACACCGTCCTCGCCGGCCGCGTGGCCATGGAGCCCGGTCCCGTGAGCACGCGCAAGGCGGACGAGATGTACGCGTACCTCTTCGGCGACATGAGGACCAACGGTCACCGCATCGTGGGCCACTCCGGCGGCGCCCCCGGCATCAACGCCGTGCTCGAAATGTACTGGGACGACGGCTACACGGTGGCGGTGATGGCGAACATCGACGAAGCGGCGTCGACGCTCGCCGCGCGCATCCGCCGCGTCCTGACGCAGCCGTAG
- a CDS encoding cytochrome ubiquinol oxidase subunit I, translated as MDDVTLLSRVQFGLTVGFHYIFPVLSLGLGLFLVIAEGIYLKSRDPLWESITRFWVRIFGLIFALGVATGIVMEFQFGTNWSVYSRFVGDVFGSALAAEGIFAFFLESGFLAILLFGWDRVKPRTHFIATLLVALGAHFSAVWIVVANSWQQTPAGHHLVSHAQGMRAEVVDFWQVIFNPSFVDRITHVFMGAWQAGAFLVLSVSAWYLLRRRHRAAAVGSIKIAVVIAAVASLAQLVSGHSSANVVARHQPAKLAAFEGHYPESAPGDSYLFGWVDEAGEIVYGPKIPGLLSFLAYSDFDAPVTGLRAFAPEDRPPVNLTFQSFHLMVAIGLALIAISLAAAWYWRRGTLWEKRWFLWILVLAVVLPELANQLGWFSAEVGRQPWIVYGLLRTSAAASVGIGGAHVWGSLVMFAVIYILLGALFIYLLNDKIQHGPDGAEPPAPSGSEPVIAKEGPRA; from the coding sequence ATGGATGACGTGACCCTTCTCTCTCGAGTCCAGTTCGGCCTCACCGTCGGTTTCCACTACATCTTCCCGGTTCTGAGCCTCGGTCTCGGTCTCTTCCTGGTGATCGCCGAGGGCATCTACCTCAAGTCGAGGGATCCGCTCTGGGAGAGCATCACGCGCTTCTGGGTGCGCATTTTCGGGCTCATTTTCGCCCTCGGGGTAGCGACCGGGATCGTCATGGAATTCCAGTTCGGCACCAATTGGTCGGTCTACTCGCGGTTTGTGGGCGACGTGTTCGGCAGCGCCCTGGCGGCCGAAGGGATCTTCGCGTTTTTCCTCGAGTCGGGCTTCCTGGCGATCCTCCTTTTCGGATGGGATCGGGTCAAGCCGCGCACCCATTTCATCGCCACCCTCTTGGTCGCGCTCGGCGCACACTTCTCGGCGGTCTGGATCGTGGTGGCGAATTCCTGGCAGCAGACGCCGGCCGGCCACCATCTCGTCTCGCACGCGCAGGGGATGCGGGCGGAGGTGGTCGATTTCTGGCAGGTCATCTTCAACCCGTCGTTTGTCGACCGCATCACGCACGTCTTCATGGGGGCGTGGCAGGCGGGGGCGTTCCTCGTCCTGAGCGTCAGCGCCTGGTACCTCCTGCGTCGGCGGCACCGCGCGGCGGCGGTGGGTTCGATCAAGATTGCGGTCGTCATCGCAGCGGTCGCCTCGCTCGCCCAGTTGGTGAGCGGCCACAGCTCCGCGAACGTTGTCGCCCGCCACCAGCCGGCCAAGCTGGCGGCTTTCGAGGGCCATTACCCCGAGTCCGCTCCCGGCGATTCCTACCTCTTCGGCTGGGTCGACGAAGCCGGCGAGATAGTGTACGGACCGAAGATTCCCGGCCTGCTGTCGTTCCTCGCCTACTCGGATTTTGACGCTCCGGTGACCGGCCTGCGCGCCTTCGCCCCCGAGGACCGTCCGCCGGTCAACCTCACCTTCCAATCGTTCCACCTGATGGTGGCGATCGGCTTGGCGCTCATTGCGATCAGCCTGGCCGCGGCGTGGTACTGGCGCCGCGGCACGCTCTGGGAGAAGCGCTGGTTTCTGTGGATCCTGGTGCTCGCGGTGGTGCTCCCGGAGCTGGCCAACCAGCTCGGCTGGTTCTCCGCCGAGGTCGGCCGCCAGCCGTGGATCGTGTACGGGCTGCTGCGGACGAGCGCGGCGGCCAGCGTCGGCATCGGCGGCGCCCACGTGTGGGGGTCGCTCGTGATGTTCGCCGTGATCTACATCCTGCTCGGCGCGCTGTTCATCTACCTGCTCAACGACAAGATTCAGCACGGTCCCGACGGCGCGGAGCCGCCGGCCCCGTCCGGTAGTGAACCCGTAATCGCGAAGGAGGGCCCCCGCGCATGA
- the cydB gene encoding cytochrome d ubiquinol oxidase subunit II: MTDLNSLWFALVGLLFIGYAILDGFDLGVGALHLFTHTDEERRVMINAIGPVWDGNEVWLVTGGGALFAAFPEVYATAFSGFYVPFMLLLFALILRAVAIEFRSKRASHAWRRTWDVSFTAASLLGSLLIGVALGNIAWGIPLGPGYEYLGSFWDLLNPYALLVGVTTVALFMMHGAIYLTLKTEGAIHDKVRGWINNTIIFFIICYATTTMATLLFVPHMTDNIRNDPVLFVLPLLNMLAIANIPREIHHGHDFRAFLSSAAAMFFLLVLFGVDMYPRLILSSPLTEHSLTIWNAASSDRTLGIMGIIALIGLPLVLTYTITIYWVFRGKVRLDRSSY, translated from the coding sequence ATGACCGATCTCAACAGCCTCTGGTTCGCCCTGGTCGGGCTCCTCTTTATCGGCTACGCCATCCTCGACGGTTTCGATCTCGGCGTCGGCGCGCTGCACCTCTTCACGCACACCGACGAGGAGCGGCGGGTCATGATCAACGCGATCGGGCCGGTGTGGGACGGCAACGAGGTCTGGCTGGTGACCGGCGGCGGCGCTCTGTTCGCCGCCTTTCCGGAGGTCTACGCGACCGCCTTCTCCGGGTTCTATGTCCCGTTCATGCTGCTGCTCTTTGCGCTCATTCTCCGCGCCGTCGCCATCGAGTTCCGTTCCAAGCGGGCGTCGCACGCCTGGCGCCGGACGTGGGACGTCAGCTTTACGGCCGCCTCGCTCCTCGGCAGCCTCCTGATCGGCGTGGCGCTCGGCAACATCGCCTGGGGCATCCCTCTCGGCCCCGGCTACGAGTACCTGGGTTCGTTCTGGGATCTGCTCAATCCCTACGCCCTGCTGGTCGGGGTCACCACGGTCGCGCTGTTCATGATGCACGGGGCGATCTACCTGACGCTCAAGACCGAGGGGGCGATTCATGACAAGGTGCGCGGCTGGATCAACAACACGATCATTTTCTTCATCATCTGCTACGCCACGACGACCATGGCGACGCTGTTGTTCGTGCCGCACATGACCGACAACATCCGCAACGACCCGGTCCTGTTCGTCCTGCCGCTCCTGAACATGCTGGCGATCGCCAACATCCCCCGCGAGATCCATCACGGCCACGATTTCCGCGCCTTTCTCTCGAGCGCGGCGGCGATGTTCTTCCTGCTCGTGCTGTTCGGCGTCGACATGTACCCGCGCCTGATCCTCTCCAGCCCGCTTACCGAGCACAGCCTGACCATCTGGAACGCCGCCTCCTCCGACCGGACGCTCGGCATCATGGGGATCATCGCCCTCATCGGCCTCCCGCTGGTGCTGACCTACACGATCACGATTTACTGGGTATTCCGGGGGAAAGTGCGGCTCGACCGGAGCAGTTATTGA